Proteins found in one Candidatus Glassbacteria bacterium genomic segment:
- the aroQ gene encoding type II 3-dehydroquinate dehydratase, translated as MRIAVINGPNLNMLGRRETGIYGSGSLEDIQQALVDRFDGRAALNFHQSNSEGELVSMIQGLEGEAEGIVINAGAYTHTSVAIRDALLAVGLPFVEVHLSNVFAREEFRHSSRLADVAVGIVSGFGAASYALGLEGLLSRLAEK; from the coding sequence ATCCGGATCGCGGTGATAAACGGGCCCAATCTCAACATGCTGGGCCGCAGGGAAACCGGTATTTACGGAAGCGGCAGCCTGGAGGATATCCAGCAGGCGCTCGTGGACCGGTTCGACGGCCGGGCGGCGCTCAATTTCCACCAGTCCAACTCCGAGGGAGAACTGGTGAGCATGATCCAGGGCCTGGAGGGTGAGGCCGAGGGTATCGTGATCAACGCCGGCGCCTACACTCATACCAGTGTGGCTATCCGCGACGCCCTGCTGGCCGTGGGCCTGCCCTTTGTCGAGGTCCATCTGTCAAACGTGTTCGCCCGCGAGGAGTTCAGGCACAGCAGCCGGCTGGCCGACGTGGCGGTCGGAATTGTCTCGGGATTCGGAGCCGCCAGTTACGCGCTCGGCCTGGAGGGTCTGCTGAGCAGGCTGGCGGAAAAATAA